The genomic stretch CGTGAACTATTGGTCAGGCCCGCGATCCCTGCCGCTGTGGCTTCCGCTGCGTGACGCCGGCTTCGCCCAGCGCAGCAACGACCGCTTCGTGAATGCCGGCGGCACGCTGAGGTCTTTGACTGAGACCATCGCGCGGGTGCTGGTCGACGAGACGCGGCGGGGCCTGGACCGAACACGCCGTTCCGGACTGAGCGCTGAGGAAGAAGCTGACCTGCTCCGAATGCTCCCGACTGCAACAGCGGGAGCGCCACTGAAGGATCAGGACCAAAACAACGGATCACGGTGACGCTGGCACCCGCCAAGAGCCTAGACTCAGTCGAGTGAAAACCCCAACAGCGCCTGAGGTGCACGCGATCGTGGTGATCCCCGCCCACGATGAGGCGACCACCGTCGGCGCCGCGGTCACCTCGGTCCAGGCGTCTGCCCGGCGCGCGGCTCTGCGGCTGCGGCTGATCGTGGTCGCCGATGCCTGTGCCGATGCGACGGCTCCCACGGCACGTGCCGCGGGGGCCGAGGTGATCGAGATCGGCGCCAACAACGTCGGCGCCGCGCGGGCCGCTGGATTCACCCACGCCTTGAGCACCACGGGCCCGGACACCGGCTCACACCCCGGCGCGCTGCCCTGGCTGGCCACCACTGACGCCGACACTCAGGTCCCACTGGACTGGCTCGCCAAGCACGCCGCGTATCGGGACCGCGGTGCCGACGTCGTCGTGGGCACTGTCCTGCTCGCCCCGGTAGACGGGGAAGACCCGGTGGGCCGCGCCTGGGCCGAGGAGTACGCCGAGAAGATCACCGCAAGCGGACACCGGCACATCCACGGCGCGAACCTCGGCTTCAGCGCGCACGCCTATCTCAGCGTGCAGGGGTTCCGCAGCCTCGCCGACGATGAGGACGTGGACCTGATGGCCAGGCTGCGCCTCAGCGGCGCCGTGATCGTCACCGCCACCGACCTGCCGGTGGTGACCTCGCGGCGCACCACCGGCCGCGCCCCGCGCGGATTCGCCCGAACCCTGGGAGCCTTGAACGCATGACCGACCTTCTGCACCAGCTCCACGAGCAGCTGCGCCGACCCAGCCCTGCGCTGCCCGGACGCGGCGACACCGCGGCCCGCTGGCAGCGCCTGGCCGCCATCGCGGCGCAGAACACCGTGCTGGGTCGGCTCTATGAGGCCCATGCCGACGCGGTCGCGATCACCTCCGACCTGCAGCACCCAGACCTGGTCTCTGCCGGTCAGCTCTGGGGAGTCTGGGCGGCTGAGCCCCCGAGCCCGGTCCTCACCGCTACCCGCGGCGATGCCGGCTGGACCCTCTCCGGCAACAAGCCCTGGTGCTCCGGCGCCTCCCTGTGCAGCCACGCCCTGCTGACCGCGACCGTGACCCAGGAACCCCAGGCCGAGGA from Nesterenkonia sandarakina encodes the following:
- a CDS encoding glycosyltransferase, translating into MKTPTAPEVHAIVVIPAHDEATTVGAAVTSVQASARRAALRLRLIVVADACADATAPTARAAGAEVIEIGANNVGAARAAGFTHALSTTGPDTGSHPGALPWLATTDADTQVPLDWLAKHAAYRDRGADVVVGTVLLAPVDGEDPVGRAWAEEYAEKITASGHRHIHGANLGFSAHAYLSVQGFRSLADDEDVDLMARLRLSGAVIVTATDLPVVTSRRTTGRAPRGFARTLGALNA